In Bacillus sp. SB49, a single window of DNA contains:
- a CDS encoding GNAT family N-acetyltransferase — MEVKSARLKLFPVTLDLAQTLMKNSLAFYYKFQLPWNKNWPHDGLRALLPMYAERLENNPEELGFGPWVIIDLEEEHVIGDIGFKGLPDEDGNIEVGYHIVASERNFGFASEAVDALCQWAFRQENVKGIEAQCDKGNIPSQKVLINNGFNHTGRSQDILVFKKDKTPKDHKQNTFHEGI, encoded by the coding sequence ATGGAAGTGAAGTCAGCAAGATTGAAGCTTTTTCCGGTCACACTCGATTTGGCACAAACATTGATGAAGAATTCCTTGGCTTTTTATTACAAATTCCAACTGCCTTGGAATAAAAATTGGCCGCATGACGGACTGCGAGCGTTGCTGCCGATGTATGCAGAGAGGCTGGAGAACAATCCGGAAGAGCTTGGATTCGGACCGTGGGTGATCATCGACCTTGAAGAAGAACATGTAATCGGGGATATTGGTTTTAAAGGCCTGCCCGATGAAGATGGAAACATAGAAGTCGGTTACCATATCGTCGCATCCGAGCGTAACTTCGGCTTTGCCTCGGAAGCAGTGGATGCATTGTGTCAATGGGCGTTTCGCCAGGAGAATGTAAAGGGGATCGAAGCGCAGTGTGATAAGGGAAATATTCCATCACAGAAAGTTTTAATCAATAACGGTTTTAACCATACGGGAAGAAGCCAGGATATCCTTGTATTCAAGAAAGATAAAACACCGAAGGATCATAAACAGAATACGTTTCACGAAGGAATTTAA
- the ytvI gene encoding sporulation integral membrane protein YtvI, which yields MFRYLSKKQWLLIMAAILLIIIAYFILPVSIPLVLAFVTALFLNPSVRFFEFRFRINRKMSVTIVFLLFLVFLGLLGSFTITKAVTQIVQLADNAPGYINQINDVLLDWEENMSSFTQNMPKEFVDKVTNELTNAVDRTSNTIAEKLEITNIAAAAAKIPELLVSLLVYLIALFMFMLELPRLREKMHNNFTEATSEKVKFMNARLSYVVFGFLKAQFLVSIIIFIVSLAGLLWIAPEVALLMSFIIWIIDFIPIIGSIVILGPWSVYTLLTGDVATGTKLAILAIVLLAIRRTVEPKVMGRHIGLSPLATLIAMYLGLQLIGLLGFILGPLLVIAFNSAKEAGIIKWNMKI from the coding sequence TTGTTCCGATATCTTTCAAAAAAACAATGGCTGCTGATCATGGCAGCTATCCTACTTATCATCATCGCCTACTTTATTCTGCCTGTGTCGATTCCGCTCGTCCTGGCATTTGTGACGGCATTATTCTTGAATCCCTCGGTTCGATTTTTCGAATTCAGGTTCCGGATCAACAGGAAAATGTCTGTGACGATCGTGTTTCTTTTGTTCCTTGTATTTCTCGGCCTTCTCGGTTCTTTCACGATAACGAAAGCAGTCACTCAAATTGTGCAGCTGGCTGACAACGCTCCGGGTTATATTAACCAAATCAACGATGTCCTTCTGGACTGGGAAGAGAATATGTCCAGCTTCACACAGAATATGCCGAAGGAGTTCGTCGACAAAGTAACGAATGAACTTACAAATGCAGTGGACAGGACTTCCAATACGATTGCAGAAAAGCTTGAAATTACAAATATCGCAGCCGCCGCGGCCAAGATACCGGAATTACTGGTCAGTCTGCTCGTTTATCTGATTGCCCTGTTTATGTTTATGTTGGAGCTTCCGCGCTTACGGGAAAAGATGCACAACAATTTCACGGAAGCGACATCTGAAAAAGTTAAATTCATGAATGCTCGCCTGTCCTATGTCGTGTTCGGCTTCCTGAAAGCCCAATTTCTTGTGAGTATTATCATTTTCATTGTCTCTCTGGCAGGACTACTGTGGATTGCACCGGAAGTCGCTCTACTGATGTCCTTTATTATCTGGATCATCGACTTCATTCCAATTATCGGTTCCATTGTTATTCTCGGTCCATGGTCCGTCTATACCCTGCTCACCGGTGATGTGGCTACCGGAACGAAGCTCGCCATTCTTGCTATCGTCTTACTGGCTATAAGGCGTACAGTCGAACCGAAGGTCATGGGTCGGCATATCGGGCTCTCCCCGCTTGCCACGCTCATCGCCATGTATTTAGGACTGCAGCTGATTGGACTGCTCGGATTTATCCTTGGTCCTCTGCTTGTCATCGCTTTTAATTCCGCTAAAGAAGCGGGAATTATTAAATGGAATATGAAAATATAA
- a CDS encoding YugN family protein, with the protein MRLEGTGMEGLVVDLKPLTELMESNGFILGGSWDYERVTYDYKLEAPEKNVTHYIRIQGFAVEGDVDRGDAVIRLLQPLLGRHYYPHGIEYGHQEGFSNDLVERALSLVHKVADGAKKYHTQVPEHIVLDKLKKWAQENENEEVLAKVNELSNDPDRR; encoded by the coding sequence ATGAGGTTAGAAGGTACTGGTATGGAAGGTCTTGTCGTCGACCTTAAACCGCTTACGGAATTAATGGAAAGCAACGGTTTTATCCTTGGCGGCTCCTGGGATTATGAGCGAGTAACGTACGATTACAAGTTGGAAGCACCAGAAAAGAATGTGACCCATTACATACGGATTCAGGGATTCGCCGTTGAAGGGGATGTCGATCGAGGAGATGCCGTCATCCGGCTTCTTCAGCCTCTTCTAGGACGTCATTATTATCCTCACGGCATCGAGTATGGGCATCAGGAGGGCTTTTCTAATGATTTAGTAGAAAGAGCCTTATCCTTGGTACACAAAGTCGCAGACGGCGCGAAGAAATACCATACACAAGTACCTGAACATATTGTCCTCGATAAATTAAAGAAATGGGCACAGGAAAATGAAAACGAAGAAGTGCTCGCAAAAGTGAATGAACTTTCGAACGATCCGGACCGCCGCTGA
- a CDS encoding CBS domain-containing protein: MKTVKDIMTSDVVVCHTNDQLSQAASMMKERNVGAIPICDEQGNLMGMVTDRDLAIRGYAAKQPDSTPIQQVMSDHMYNCSPDTSLEEASRIMAQHQIRRLPVVENGKLVGMLSLGDLSVEEMSDHAAGVALQDISERPELH; encoded by the coding sequence ATGAAGACGGTAAAAGATATTATGACCAGTGATGTAGTTGTCTGTCATACGAATGATCAATTGAGCCAAGCGGCTTCCATGATGAAAGAAAGGAACGTAGGAGCGATTCCAATCTGCGATGAGCAGGGGAACCTTATGGGAATGGTCACGGACCGTGACCTGGCAATTCGCGGTTATGCGGCGAAGCAGCCCGATTCTACACCGATCCAGCAGGTGATGAGTGACCATATGTACAACTGTTCACCGGATACGTCATTGGAAGAAGCGAGCCGGATCATGGCTCAGCACCAAATCAGACGCTTGCCTGTCGTGGAAAACGGCAAACTCGTCGGCATGCTTTCTCTCGGAGATCTCTCCGTTGAAGAAATGTCCGACCATGCAGCAGGAGTGGCTTTGCAGGATATTTCCGAACGTCCGGAACTCCACTGA
- a CDS encoding CAP domain-containing protein has product MYKEGEAPILIGMYEGEAVTAVVFHRVKHGDVRVGDSYQTIGRRETLQRKFPLPSEDPYTFELSEEDVRTRPLLPLEEQWSLQLYIDTVTEKVSAVRLIRNDFLLRQQPYRLVYNGALPAAEYLDREEWEAVQEGEKAQIFALTNYIRKREGADELKEHKEAGAVAYRHSEDMARSDYFSHHSPDGNGLKERLEGISYTRAGENLAARYVDPTAALNGWMNSPGHRKALLDTEFTHVGIGVFRMHYTQNFLTLP; this is encoded by the coding sequence ATGTACAAAGAAGGAGAGGCACCGATCCTGATTGGGATGTATGAAGGGGAAGCGGTAACGGCGGTTGTATTCCATAGAGTTAAACACGGGGATGTCCGAGTCGGTGATTCCTACCAAACCATCGGCAGGCGTGAGACGTTGCAGAGAAAATTCCCCTTACCGAGTGAAGATCCTTATACCTTTGAATTATCGGAAGAGGACGTTCGGACGAGGCCGCTCTTACCATTAGAAGAGCAGTGGTCGCTCCAGTTATATATCGATACGGTGACAGAAAAGGTTTCTGCTGTTCGGTTGATCCGTAATGATTTCCTGCTTCGGCAGCAACCGTACCGTCTCGTCTATAACGGGGCACTCCCGGCAGCGGAGTACTTGGATAGAGAAGAGTGGGAAGCCGTGCAGGAAGGGGAAAAGGCGCAGATCTTCGCCCTTACTAATTACATAAGGAAACGGGAGGGAGCGGATGAGCTCAAGGAGCATAAAGAAGCGGGAGCAGTCGCTTACCGGCATAGTGAGGACATGGCACGGTCGGATTATTTCTCTCATCATTCTCCGGACGGAAATGGATTGAAGGAGCGCTTGGAAGGCATTTCTTACACCCGGGCGGGAGAAAACCTTGCCGCTCGTTACGTCGATCCGACAGCCGCCTTGAACGGCTGGATGAACAGCCCCGGCCATAGAAAAGCACTGCTGGATACGGAATTCACTCATGTCGGCATCGGTGTCTTCCGAATGCATTACACCCAGAATTTCCTGACACTCCCATGA
- the ylbD gene encoding spore coat protein YlbD, with amino-acid sequence MGTNELHPNVQQFKAFVDRKPAVKAQLRKNHGLIQNYYEKWLILGEKDPFWGSLPKVKNEPGQAKMDWIKQIGLLMEDINWEEVSRQIDELNGALGQFQQLITDVRSDSTQGKEKMEYPYY; translated from the coding sequence ATGGGAACGAATGAGTTGCACCCGAATGTCCAACAGTTCAAAGCATTCGTCGATCGTAAACCTGCAGTGAAGGCACAGCTCCGTAAAAATCATGGTTTGATCCAGAACTATTACGAGAAATGGCTGATCCTGGGTGAAAAGGATCCGTTCTGGGGATCCCTTCCTAAAGTCAAGAATGAACCCGGTCAGGCGAAGATGGACTGGATCAAACAAATCGGCCTGTTGATGGAAGATATAAACTGGGAAGAGGTATCGCGTCAGATCGATGAACTAAATGGAGCGTTGGGCCAGTTCCAGCAGTTGATCACCGATGTCCGGAGTGATTCCACACAGGGTAAAGAGAAAATGGAGTACCCCTATTATTAG
- a CDS encoding YlbF family regulator yields the protein MLATMEIVDILDRSESIGRMVMNSDTMQHYQEAKSALANDKEAQKLIKRFADMKEHYEDVQRFGRYHPDYNSIMKEVRLVKREMDMHESVAQFKKAEREIQKLLDEISESVAFSVSEQIKVPKNGAALTDSGCSGGCGSGGSCGCAS from the coding sequence ATGTTAGCTACAATGGAGATTGTCGATATCCTGGACCGTTCCGAGTCTATAGGCCGGATGGTCATGAACTCCGATACGATGCAGCATTACCAAGAGGCGAAATCGGCTCTTGCCAACGATAAAGAGGCGCAGAAGCTCATCAAGCGCTTTGCAGATATGAAAGAACACTATGAGGACGTGCAGCGATTCGGTCGCTATCACCCGGATTACAATTCGATCATGAAGGAAGTCCGACTGGTAAAAAGAGAGATGGATATGCATGAATCCGTGGCACAGTTCAAGAAAGCGGAACGCGAGATTCAAAAGCTCCTGGATGAAATAAGCGAAAGTGTTGCTTTCAGCGTGAGCGAACAGATTAAAGTACCGAAAAACGGCGCGGCCCTTACCGACAGCGGATGCAGCGGCGGCTGTGGTAGTGGTGGAAGCTGCGGCTGCGCTTCCTGA
- a CDS encoding YlbG family protein: MNRTKRQGIIVYFQHMKNIRQIKKHGHLIHASKKMKYALIYVNQEDLEFKMEKLERLPFISRVEPSFKPEIRTDYENAKPDKAKQYDYKMGI, encoded by the coding sequence ATGAACAGAACGAAACGGCAAGGAATTATCGTCTATTTTCAACATATGAAAAACATCAGGCAGATAAAGAAACATGGGCATTTGATCCATGCTTCCAAAAAAATGAAGTATGCTCTCATTTATGTTAATCAGGAGGACTTGGAGTTTAAGATGGAGAAGCTGGAACGCCTCCCTTTCATTTCCCGCGTCGAGCCTTCCTTCAAGCCGGAAATACGGACGGATTATGAAAATGCGAAGCCTGATAAGGCGAAGCAGTATGATTATAAGATGGGTATTTGA
- a CDS encoding DUF7147 family protein: MIQKFIELGEGYADIYELIDLGERMPDRIQHAIAFYSEKEGKPTASLSLVMKPAFGDKFQPIYICREGIPNPHEMPNKRFDLFKEMAEKAGKEVSEFTIKPSNLFPETELFYQHLIGILRMNRFIAPLT, from the coding sequence ATGATACAGAAATTCATCGAACTTGGCGAAGGGTATGCGGATATTTATGAATTAATTGATCTGGGCGAACGAATGCCGGATCGTATTCAGCACGCCATCGCTTTTTACAGTGAGAAGGAAGGCAAACCGACCGCTTCCCTTTCGCTTGTCATGAAACCCGCCTTTGGAGATAAATTTCAACCGATTTATATATGCAGAGAAGGGATCCCAAATCCCCACGAGATGCCTAACAAGCGGTTTGATCTATTTAAGGAAATGGCCGAGAAAGCCGGCAAAGAGGTAAGCGAATTCACAATCAAACCATCCAACCTTTTTCCGGAAACCGAATTGTTCTATCAGCACTTGATCGGCATTCTTCGGATGAACCGTTTCATCGCTCCACTCACATAA
- the rsmD gene encoding 16S rRNA (guanine(966)-N(2))-methyltransferase RsmD, translating to MRVIAGQFKGRQLKSVPTHKTRPTTDKVKEAVFHGIGPFFDGGRALDLFAGSGGLGIEAISRGADSCVFVDQQQKAVQTVYENIKLLDIEDRVEVFRTDAKRAIKAAGKRGLEFEYIFLDPPYKKFSYKDLMEALLQNDLVADDAIIVCEHDASEDIPEEAGRLKLQKTDFYGSNIGVSIFQ from the coding sequence ATGCGAGTGATTGCAGGTCAATTCAAGGGCAGACAGTTGAAATCTGTCCCTACTCATAAAACACGCCCGACGACAGATAAAGTGAAAGAAGCCGTCTTTCACGGAATTGGTCCTTTCTTTGACGGTGGACGGGCACTGGACTTGTTCGCCGGCAGTGGTGGTCTTGGAATCGAAGCGATCAGCCGCGGGGCGGATTCCTGTGTCTTCGTCGACCAGCAGCAGAAAGCGGTCCAGACCGTATATGAAAACATCAAACTGCTCGATATAGAAGACAGGGTGGAAGTGTTTCGTACCGATGCGAAACGCGCGATTAAAGCTGCGGGGAAACGCGGGTTGGAGTTTGAATATATCTTCCTTGATCCTCCTTATAAGAAGTTCTCGTATAAGGATTTAATGGAAGCGCTTTTACAGAACGATCTTGTTGCAGATGATGCTATTATCGTCTGTGAGCACGATGCCTCGGAAGATATCCCGGAAGAAGCGGGCCGTCTGAAACTTCAGAAAACCGACTTCTACGGCAGCAATATCGGCGTGAGCATTTTTCAATGA
- the coaD gene encoding pantetheine-phosphate adenylyltransferase: protein MTKLAICPGSFDPVTYGHLDIIRRGAKVFDHVTVAVFNNQSKSPLFDVHERVALLEEVTKDLDNVSVDACSGLLMDYAEEKNANAIIRGLRAVSDFEYEMQITSMNRKLNEDIETFFVMTNNQYSFLSSSIVKEVAKYRANISDLVPPAVEKALAEKF from the coding sequence ATGACAAAGCTAGCAATTTGTCCGGGAAGCTTCGACCCAGTTACATATGGTCATCTGGACATTATCAGAAGAGGTGCCAAAGTGTTCGATCACGTGACGGTGGCGGTGTTCAACAACCAAAGCAAATCACCGCTGTTTGATGTCCATGAACGCGTAGCGCTTCTGGAGGAAGTAACGAAGGACTTGGATAACGTTTCTGTCGATGCCTGCAGTGGTCTTCTGATGGATTATGCAGAAGAGAAGAATGCGAATGCCATTATTCGCGGCCTGCGGGCGGTCAGTGACTTTGAATATGAAATGCAGATTACATCCATGAACAGAAAGTTGAACGAAGACATTGAAACCTTCTTCGTCATGACGAACAACCAATACTCTTTCCTAAGTTCCAGTATCGTAAAGGAAGTCGCCAAATATCGGGCGAATATTTCCGATTTGGTGCCTCCTGCGGTCGAGAAAGCACTCGCAGAGAAATTTTAA
- the ylbJ gene encoding sporulation integral membrane protein YlbJ, producing MIQISKLKTVVLTLMATSLAVALILYPKDALSASLRGLDIWWEIVFPSLLPFFITAEFLIGFGVVHGLGALSERFMRPLFNVPGCGGFVWVMGMASGYPAGAKWTADLRKKGEVTRVEAERLVAFTNASSPLFLFGAIAVGFFHDANLGVLLAASHYGGNMLVGIGMRFYGRNDREQRSMERKSSTWKDAFWKMHHSRLKDGRSFGRLMGDAVTRSVDTLLMVGGFIMLFSVLTELLKQTGAIHIFTHILAWTGLPDAFQVPFAAGMLELTTGVGAVTDTHEPLLAQLLVVSFILGFHGFSIQAQIASILSETDIRFQPYALARIAHGVLATVLMFICYAFYVRSPFQTQSLPIWNPDERFTLPILEFFHEYGPPITMIAILFMIAVKWTKKRQSASS from the coding sequence TTGATCCAGATTTCTAAATTGAAGACCGTCGTTCTTACCCTGATGGCGACTTCTCTTGCGGTTGCTTTGATCCTTTACCCGAAAGATGCCCTCTCCGCAAGCTTGAGGGGACTTGATATTTGGTGGGAAATCGTCTTCCCGTCCCTGCTTCCCTTCTTCATCACGGCAGAGTTCCTGATCGGTTTTGGTGTTGTCCACGGTCTCGGAGCATTGAGCGAACGATTCATGCGGCCGCTGTTCAACGTTCCTGGGTGTGGCGGGTTCGTATGGGTGATGGGGATGGCGAGCGGATACCCGGCCGGGGCAAAATGGACAGCTGATCTCAGGAAGAAAGGAGAGGTGACAAGAGTGGAAGCAGAGCGGCTGGTGGCGTTCACGAATGCGTCCAGCCCTTTGTTCCTTTTCGGCGCCATTGCTGTTGGTTTTTTCCATGATGCCAACCTTGGTGTTCTGCTCGCTGCTTCTCACTACGGCGGCAATATGCTTGTAGGCATCGGGATGCGGTTCTATGGGAGAAATGACCGGGAACAACGATCCATGGAGCGGAAGTCGTCAACGTGGAAAGATGCTTTTTGGAAGATGCATCACTCACGCCTGAAGGATGGACGTTCTTTCGGTAGACTAATGGGTGACGCTGTGACCCGTTCTGTCGATACGCTACTTATGGTCGGGGGATTCATCATGCTCTTCTCCGTCCTGACTGAGCTTCTCAAACAAACGGGCGCCATTCATATCTTCACCCATATCCTTGCATGGACGGGCCTTCCAGATGCTTTCCAGGTTCCTTTCGCTGCCGGAATGCTCGAGTTGACGACTGGAGTAGGAGCGGTGACAGACACACACGAACCCCTGCTCGCCCAACTTTTAGTGGTCAGCTTCATCCTTGGCTTCCACGGCTTTTCTATTCAGGCACAGATTGCAAGCATCCTGTCGGAAACAGACATTCGTTTCCAACCTTATGCGCTCGCCCGCATAGCCCACGGCGTTCTAGCAACGGTACTCATGTTCATCTGCTATGCCTTTTACGTCCGTTCTCCCTTTCAGACACAATCGCTGCCGATTTGGAACCCGGATGAGCGATTCACGCTGCCGATTCTGGAATTCTTCCACGAGTATGGTCCACCAATTACTATGATTGCCATCCTCTTTATGATTGCTGTGAAATGGACAAAAAAAAGACAATCCGCTTCTTCATGA
- a CDS encoding patatin-like phospholipase family protein yields the protein MGRPKIGLALGSGGARGFSHLGVLKVLEEQHIPVDLIAGSSMGALVGSFFAAGQKMDDLYKLAFTFKRKYFLDFTVPKMGFVQGKRIKEYIRLFTFGKAIEDLDIPMSIVATDLYAGKKKIFTSGPASDAVRASIAIPGIFVPEKIGDRLYIDGGVMDRVPVSVVKGMGADFVIAIDCAHFDASPNINSIYDVITQSIDIMQDELLTATGVSSDADVMIRPDVSRYSSRAFTNIPEIVKAGEKAAEDSMEEIRKKLAAWKESGTK from the coding sequence GTGGGAAGACCGAAGATCGGCTTGGCTCTGGGCTCTGGTGGCGCCCGGGGGTTTTCACACTTGGGGGTATTAAAAGTCCTCGAAGAGCAGCACATACCAGTCGATTTAATTGCCGGAAGCAGTATGGGAGCGCTTGTGGGCTCTTTTTTTGCTGCCGGACAAAAAATGGACGATTTATACAAGCTTGCGTTCACATTCAAGCGCAAATATTTCCTTGATTTTACCGTCCCGAAAATGGGGTTTGTCCAAGGGAAGAGGATCAAGGAGTACATCCGCCTGTTTACGTTCGGGAAGGCGATCGAAGACTTGGATATTCCGATGTCCATCGTCGCTACCGATCTATATGCAGGTAAGAAAAAAATTTTCACAAGCGGCCCTGCGAGCGATGCGGTACGGGCAAGTATCGCTATTCCGGGGATATTCGTGCCTGAGAAGATTGGGGATCGTTTGTACATAGACGGAGGAGTCATGGACAGGGTTCCGGTCTCCGTCGTGAAAGGAATGGGGGCGGACTTTGTCATTGCGATCGACTGTGCCCATTTCGATGCCAGTCCCAATATCAACTCTATCTATGACGTCATCACCCAAAGCATTGACATCATGCAGGATGAACTGCTTACAGCGACGGGTGTTTCCTCGGATGCGGATGTCATGATCCGTCCGGATGTCTCCAGGTACAGTTCCCGTGCGTTCACAAACATACCCGAGATCGTGAAAGCAGGGGAGAAGGCAGCGGAGGACAGCATGGAAGAAATACGTAAGAAACTCGCTGCGTGGAAGGAGTCTGGAACAAAATGA
- a CDS encoding SepM family pheromone-processing serine protease: MKSNKRLVITAVITLLIVAFLGAYRLPFYIYKPGTADALNPIVEVDGGYESKGDMHLVTVRGGQATPIQWLLAKIRPYHQIYPIDQIRPEGVSEEEYFHAQLQMMETSQEAAKVVAYEAAGKDIQINYEGVYVMSLVDGMPAEDELEIGDQITEVDGKEIKETSDLIDYVSQMKEGDTVKLTIVRGKETIQRDVALAPFPDTPDKIGVGISLVTDRSVDVNPAVNVMSGDIGGPSAGLMFSLEIYDQLTEEDMTDGLEIAGTGEINYEGIVGPIGGIDKKVVAASKEGADVFFAPNEEGRKGSNYEVAKKTAEEIDTDMKVVPVDTFTDALNYLKDMKTEQG; this comes from the coding sequence ATGAAATCGAATAAAAGACTGGTAATAACCGCGGTCATTACATTACTGATCGTCGCTTTTCTCGGGGCGTATCGTCTTCCGTTCTATATTTATAAACCGGGAACGGCTGATGCGCTCAATCCAATTGTCGAAGTGGACGGAGGGTATGAAAGTAAAGGAGATATGCACCTTGTGACCGTCCGGGGCGGACAAGCGACGCCGATCCAATGGCTTCTTGCCAAAATCCGTCCCTATCATCAAATCTATCCAATTGATCAAATCCGCCCGGAAGGCGTGTCGGAAGAAGAATACTTCCACGCTCAGCTGCAGATGATGGAGACATCCCAGGAAGCGGCGAAAGTCGTTGCCTATGAGGCAGCCGGGAAAGATATCCAGATCAATTATGAAGGCGTGTATGTCATGAGCCTTGTTGACGGCATGCCGGCAGAGGATGAACTGGAGATAGGTGATCAGATCACAGAGGTGGACGGCAAAGAGATTAAAGAGACGAGCGATTTGATTGACTACGTTAGTCAAATGAAGGAAGGGGACACAGTGAAACTGACGATCGTACGAGGGAAAGAGACTATTCAGAGGGATGTCGCGCTTGCTCCATTCCCGGATACACCGGACAAAATCGGAGTCGGTATCTCCCTCGTTACAGACCGGTCTGTTGATGTCAATCCGGCAGTAAACGTAATGAGCGGCGATATCGGCGGACCGAGTGCCGGTTTGATGTTCTCCCTGGAAATTTATGATCAGCTGACCGAAGAGGATATGACTGACGGTCTTGAAATTGCCGGTACCGGAGAAATCAATTATGAAGGAATCGTCGGCCCGATCGGTGGAATTGATAAGAAAGTGGTAGCTGCTTCGAAGGAAGGTGCCGACGTGTTCTTCGCTCCAAATGAAGAGGGAAGGAAAGGCTCCAATTACGAAGTGGCGAAGAAAACGGCGGAGGAGATCGATACGGATATGAAGGTCGTTCCTGTTGATACCTTTACCGATGCCCTTAACTATTTGAAAGACATGAAAACGGAACAGGGGTAA
- a CDS encoding nucleotidyltransferase: protein MKSCGVVVEYNPFHNGHYYHLQQARIQTEADCIVAVMSGPFLQRGEPAIIDKWHRTKAALRGGADLVVELPFLYAVQNSDFFSKGAIRILADLGVQAVCFGSESGRIDAFLQTKEQMELHEDTYQETLRKSMAEGLSFPEASRLGYEAIDFPDGAVDMSQPNNILGLSYLKEIAAYAPHIDPVTILRKDSHYHEEDITGTIASATSIRRELLKKQCLTEAAVKSLRKDTVEQLLSYRSMAGVWHEWERYFQLLQYKVGTMEASVLRSIHGVDEGLEYRLKRLMKDAVSFQDFMDKVKTKRYTWTRLQRTLVHILVGTDKETARRELQEEQPPYARVLGMNEHGRSFLKEAKKTTPVPVITQPQQLTHPLLELEERATAAYYAPLAPKQRTALMKREYQAPVIL, encoded by the coding sequence ATGAAATCCTGCGGAGTGGTTGTCGAGTACAACCCTTTTCACAATGGTCACTACTATCATCTTCAACAAGCAAGGATACAGACGGAAGCGGACTGCATCGTCGCCGTCATGAGCGGTCCTTTCCTGCAGCGGGGAGAGCCTGCCATCATAGACAAATGGCACAGAACGAAGGCGGCACTAAGGGGCGGCGCGGATCTCGTCGTCGAACTTCCCTTTCTCTATGCCGTCCAAAACAGCGACTTTTTCAGTAAAGGGGCCATCCGAATTTTGGCCGATCTGGGTGTCCAAGCGGTCTGCTTCGGCAGTGAGAGTGGACGGATCGACGCTTTCTTGCAAACGAAGGAGCAGATGGAGCTTCATGAGGATACGTATCAGGAAACACTCAGGAAAAGCATGGCAGAAGGCCTTTCCTTTCCCGAAGCGTCTCGGTTGGGATACGAAGCCATCGATTTCCCCGACGGTGCGGTCGACATGTCCCAGCCGAACAATATCCTCGGTCTTAGTTATTTGAAAGAAATCGCTGCTTATGCCCCGCATATAGATCCGGTGACGATTCTTCGGAAAGACAGCCATTACCACGAGGAAGACATTACCGGAACCATCGCAAGTGCTACAAGCATACGCAGGGAGCTGTTAAAAAAACAATGCTTGACTGAAGCGGCAGTGAAATCCCTGCGAAAGGATACGGTGGAGCAGCTGCTGTCTTATCGCTCTATGGCGGGAGTGTGGCATGAATGGGAGCGTTATTTTCAGCTCCTCCAATACAAGGTCGGCACGATGGAAGCTTCCGTACTCAGAAGCATTCACGGGGTCGATGAAGGGCTTGAGTACAGGCTGAAGCGCCTGATGAAGGACGCTGTATCCTTCCAGGACTTTATGGATAAAGTCAAAACAAAACGCTATACATGGACGAGGCTGCAGAGGACGCTTGTGCACATCCTTGTCGGGACAGATAAAGAAACCGCCCGGCGCGAGCTTCAGGAAGAACAACCGCCTTATGCCAGAGTACTCGGAATGAATGAGCATGGACGCTCGTTCTTGAAAGAAGCTAAAAAAACAACGCCTGTACCTGTGATTACCCAGCCACAACAGCTGACTCATCCTCTTCTTGAGCTTGAGGAACGGGCGACGGCTGCTTATTACGCTCCTCTCGCGCCGAAGCAGCGCACGGCACTCATGAAACGGGAATACCAAGCCCCTGTTATTCTGTAA